In Juglans microcarpa x Juglans regia isolate MS1-56 chromosome 8D, Jm3101_v1.0, whole genome shotgun sequence, the following are encoded in one genomic region:
- the LOC121242909 gene encoding pentatricopeptide repeat-containing protein At5g15010, mitochondrial isoform X1 translates to MRHMIRLRSSNLSVFSILRRTHVNSTCSDILAKPITAALLKFSPSTRYSFSAMEPRLQFFSSSSICPSSNHSTSIETQEDANSDDDDGDCSGEEYEEDETEFKPLPLGDEGLVRDTMTIVDILRELGSSPSESKNKLEHCGITASSELVVAVLSQVRNDWEAAFTFFLWAGKQPGYAHSVREYHSMISILGKMRKFGTAWALIDEMRGGTNGPSLVTPQTLLIMIRRYCAVHDVGRAINTFYAYKRFKFEVRIDEFQGFLSALCRYKNVQEAEHLLFTNKNMFPFDTKSFNIILNGWCNVIVSPREGERIWREMSKRGIQHDVISYGCLISCYSKACNLKKVLQLFNQMKEMKIVMDRKVYNAVIHALAKGRLVKEAINLLKTMEEKGVAPNVVTYNSLIKPLCRAQKIEEAKEFFDEMLQRGFSPTIRTYHAFFRCLRTGEEVFVLLEKMKNMGCQPNSDTYMMLIRKFCRWRQVDNAFKLWNTMSKNGVHPDRSSYIVLVHGLFLNGKLEEAHKYYIEMKEKQFEPEPKTDEMIRAWMSGKHVPECQKNDLEGNQLNCRESVKNTGFISKRFDQARNFCRQPETRRVARERGFSFWEQ, encoded by the coding sequence ATGCGGCACATGATCAGGTTAAGATCTTCTAACCTCTCCGTATTCTCAATTCTTCGTCGAACCCATGTCAATTCTACTTGTTCTGATATTCTTGCTAAACCTATCACTGCTGCCCTTCTTAAGTTCAGCCCATCTACCCGTTACAGTTTTTCAGCTATGGAGCCTCGGTTACAATTTTTCTCGTCTTCTTCTATTTGTCCAAGTTCGAACCATTCGACCTCCATAGAAACACAAGAAGATGCTAATAGTGACGATGATGATGGTGACTGCAGTGGTGAAGAATATGAAGAGGATGAAACAGAATTCAAACCATTGCCTCTGGGAGACGAGGGTCTTGTCCGAGACACAATGACTATTGTGGATATATTGCGTGAACTTGGTAGCAGTCCGTCTGAATCAAAAAACAAACTTGAGCATTGCGGGATTACAGCCTCATCAGAATTGGTGGTGGCAGTGCTCTCACAAGTCCGCAATGATTGGGAAGCAGCATTCACGTTCTTTCTGTGGGCTGGAAAGCAGCCTGGTTATGCTCATTCTGTGCGTGAATACCATTCCATGATCTCTATTCTTGGGAAAATGAGAAAGTTTGGTACTGCATGGGCCTTGATTGATGAAATGAGAGGCGGTACCAATGGTCCATCTCTTGTCACACCTCAGACTCTCTTGATCATGATTAGGAGATATTGTGCTGTTCATGATGTGGGGAGAGCTATAAATACTTTCTATGCCTACAAACGGTTTAAGTTTGAAGTTAGGATTGACGAATTCCAAGGCTTTCTCTCTGCCCTTTGCCGGTACAAGAATGTGCAAGAGGCTGAGCACTTGCTCTTCACGAATAAGAATATGTTCCCGTTTGATACCAAGAGCTTTAACATCATCCTCAACGGGTGGTGTAATGTGATTGTTAGTCCccgggagggagagagaatttGGAGGGAGATGAGCAAGAGAGGTATCCAACATGATGTTATCTCATATGGATGTCTCATATCATGCTATTCAAAAGCATGTAATCTGAAGAAGGTGCTCCAGCTCTTCAACCAgatgaaggaaatgaaaattgTAATGGATAGGAAAGTCTACAACGCTGTCATTCATGCTCTTGCAAAAGGTAGGCTTGTGAAAGAAGCTATCAATCTCCTGAAAACAATGGAAGAGAAGGGCGTTGCTCCAAATGTTGTCACTTATAACTCACTGATCAAGCCTCTCTGTCGGGCCCAGAAAATAGAAGAAGCTAAAGAATTCTTTGATGAGATGTTGCAGCGGGGTTTCTCCCCTACAATACGGACTTACCATGCCTTCTTCCGTTGTTTAAGGACAGGAGAAGAAGTGTTTGTGCTcttggaaaaaatgaaaaacatgggCTGCCAGCCAAATTCAGATACCTACATGATGTTGATTAGGAAATTTTGTCGATGGCGCCAGGTTGATAATGCCTTCAAGTTGTGGAACACaatgagtaaaaatggagtccACCCTGATCGGAGCTCATATATTGTGCTGGTACATGGACTATTTTTGAACGGAAAGCTGGAGGAGGCACACAAATATTATATAGAGATGAAGGAGAAACAGTTTGAGCCAGAACCAAAGACAGATGAGATGATTCGGGCTTGGATGTCTGGTAAACATGTACCTGAGTGTCAGAAGAATGATTTAGAAGGCAATCAATTAAATTGTAGGGAGTCTGTCAAGAACACCGGATTTATATCAAAGAGATTTGATCAAGCAAGAAATTTTTGCCGCCAACCGGAAACTAGAAGAGTTGCGAGAGAGCGCGGCTTTTCTTTTTGGGAGCAATAG
- the LOC121242909 gene encoding pentatricopeptide repeat-containing protein At5g15010, mitochondrial isoform X2, which translates to MRHMISFSAMEPRLQFFSSSSICPSSNHSTSIETQEDANSDDDDGDCSGEEYEEDETEFKPLPLGDEGLVRDTMTIVDILRELGSSPSESKNKLEHCGITASSELVVAVLSQVRNDWEAAFTFFLWAGKQPGYAHSVREYHSMISILGKMRKFGTAWALIDEMRGGTNGPSLVTPQTLLIMIRRYCAVHDVGRAINTFYAYKRFKFEVRIDEFQGFLSALCRYKNVQEAEHLLFTNKNMFPFDTKSFNIILNGWCNVIVSPREGERIWREMSKRGIQHDVISYGCLISCYSKACNLKKVLQLFNQMKEMKIVMDRKVYNAVIHALAKGRLVKEAINLLKTMEEKGVAPNVVTYNSLIKPLCRAQKIEEAKEFFDEMLQRGFSPTIRTYHAFFRCLRTGEEVFVLLEKMKNMGCQPNSDTYMMLIRKFCRWRQVDNAFKLWNTMSKNGVHPDRSSYIVLVHGLFLNGKLEEAHKYYIEMKEKQFEPEPKTDEMIRAWMSGKHVPECQKNDLEGNQLNCRESVKNTGFISKRFDQARNFCRQPETRRVARERGFSFWEQ; encoded by the exons ATGCGGCACATGATCAG TTTTTCAGCTATGGAGCCTCGGTTACAATTTTTCTCGTCTTCTTCTATTTGTCCAAGTTCGAACCATTCGACCTCCATAGAAACACAAGAAGATGCTAATAGTGACGATGATGATGGTGACTGCAGTGGTGAAGAATATGAAGAGGATGAAACAGAATTCAAACCATTGCCTCTGGGAGACGAGGGTCTTGTCCGAGACACAATGACTATTGTGGATATATTGCGTGAACTTGGTAGCAGTCCGTCTGAATCAAAAAACAAACTTGAGCATTGCGGGATTACAGCCTCATCAGAATTGGTGGTGGCAGTGCTCTCACAAGTCCGCAATGATTGGGAAGCAGCATTCACGTTCTTTCTGTGGGCTGGAAAGCAGCCTGGTTATGCTCATTCTGTGCGTGAATACCATTCCATGATCTCTATTCTTGGGAAAATGAGAAAGTTTGGTACTGCATGGGCCTTGATTGATGAAATGAGAGGCGGTACCAATGGTCCATCTCTTGTCACACCTCAGACTCTCTTGATCATGATTAGGAGATATTGTGCTGTTCATGATGTGGGGAGAGCTATAAATACTTTCTATGCCTACAAACGGTTTAAGTTTGAAGTTAGGATTGACGAATTCCAAGGCTTTCTCTCTGCCCTTTGCCGGTACAAGAATGTGCAAGAGGCTGAGCACTTGCTCTTCACGAATAAGAATATGTTCCCGTTTGATACCAAGAGCTTTAACATCATCCTCAACGGGTGGTGTAATGTGATTGTTAGTCCccgggagggagagagaatttGGAGGGAGATGAGCAAGAGAGGTATCCAACATGATGTTATCTCATATGGATGTCTCATATCATGCTATTCAAAAGCATGTAATCTGAAGAAGGTGCTCCAGCTCTTCAACCAgatgaaggaaatgaaaattgTAATGGATAGGAAAGTCTACAACGCTGTCATTCATGCTCTTGCAAAAGGTAGGCTTGTGAAAGAAGCTATCAATCTCCTGAAAACAATGGAAGAGAAGGGCGTTGCTCCAAATGTTGTCACTTATAACTCACTGATCAAGCCTCTCTGTCGGGCCCAGAAAATAGAAGAAGCTAAAGAATTCTTTGATGAGATGTTGCAGCGGGGTTTCTCCCCTACAATACGGACTTACCATGCCTTCTTCCGTTGTTTAAGGACAGGAGAAGAAGTGTTTGTGCTcttggaaaaaatgaaaaacatgggCTGCCAGCCAAATTCAGATACCTACATGATGTTGATTAGGAAATTTTGTCGATGGCGCCAGGTTGATAATGCCTTCAAGTTGTGGAACACaatgagtaaaaatggagtccACCCTGATCGGAGCTCATATATTGTGCTGGTACATGGACTATTTTTGAACGGAAAGCTGGAGGAGGCACACAAATATTATATAGAGATGAAGGAGAAACAGTTTGAGCCAGAACCAAAGACAGATGAGATGATTCGGGCTTGGATGTCTGGTAAACATGTACCTGAGTGTCAGAAGAATGATTTAGAAGGCAATCAATTAAATTGTAGGGAGTCTGTCAAGAACACCGGATTTATATCAAAGAGATTTGATCAAGCAAGAAATTTTTGCCGCCAACCGGAAACTAGAAGAGTTGCGAGAGAGCGCGGCTTTTCTTTTTGGGAGCAATAG